The Rahnella aceris genome contains the following window.
CTGATGTTTCGCAGCGTGATGCCATTCACCGCCTGTTGACTGTCAAGAATGGTTTTCGGTGGCAGCAGATCCAGTCGCCCGGTTTTTTGTTGCATATCGGTCTGTGTCAGGTGAGCGCCCGCTGGCACGTTCTTCGCCGCCACCCAGTACGTTCCGCTGACCTGCACTTTGGTCTGTACGTAACTTTTCTTGCCGTTACAGTTCACCGCCACGGAGACATTGCCCCAGGTGCGACTGTTCGGTGAAAGCATAAATTGTGGTGATAAACATTGGGGCTGACGCGCCGCCGGGGTGTTCACGACCACGGTCACCTGCATTCCGCTTTCAGCATATTGCTGGCGGAAGAACTGCTGAATTTGCGAGGACAGCAGTGTATCGCTATTGGACGAGGCAGGCATGCTTTTGACTTGCACTGGCAAAGACTGCGCATAGCTCACAGCACCAGACGTCGCACCGGTCATGATGCAGCCCAGCGTAATGCCTGTACGACATATTTTCAGCATGTTCATTCGCGTTTTACCTTTGTGCCAACCTACTACTGGCCACAAGTCTACGCTCACTTTGCAATTCCTAAAGGGACAAATAGCGCCCGATTTCATGCTTATTCAGACGATAGCCAGTTGACACTCGCATTTATGCTGTCGACTCCAAAATCTCACTTTGCGGAGGGCGCATGCTCGACAAATTGAACGCCGCACTACAGTTCCAACAGGAAGCGCTCAACCTGCGCGCCCAGCGGCAAGAAATTCTTTCAGCCAATATCGCTAACGCCGACACCCCCGGGTATCAGGCGCGCGATATCGATTTTGCCAGTCAGTTGCAGAAGGTGATGGAGCAGGGACGTGCGAGCGGCAGCGGCATCTCCTTGTCTCTGACGTCTGACCGCCATATCCCGGCGTCCAACGTACAGCCTGCTGATATGGATCTGATGTACCGGATCCCTGACCAGCCATCGGCAGATGGCAACACGGTCGATATGGACCGTGAACGTACCAATTTTGCGGATAACAGCGTGCGCTATCAGACCGATTTGACCGTTCTCGGCGGGCAAATCAAAGGGATGATGTCGGTGCTGCAAGGATAATAGCCCATGTCAATGCTTGGTATTTTTGATATCGCCGGTTCTGCGCTGGCCGCGCAGTCTCAGCGCCTGAACGTCAGCGCCAGTAACATGGCCAACGCCGACAGCGTCACCGGCCCGGATGGTAAGCCGTATAAAGCGAAGCAGGTGGTTTTCCAGGTGGATGCAGCACCGGGTCAGGAAACCGGCGGCGTGAAAGTGGCGCAGGTCGTTGATGACCCGGCACCCATGCGCATGGTGTATGAGCCGGGCAATCCGATGGCGGATGCAAAAGGCTATGTGCAGATGCCAAACGTAGATGTGGTCAGCGAAATGGTGAACACCATCTCTGCTTCCCGCAGTTATCAGGCCAACGTCGAAGTGCTTAACACCACCAAGTCGTTGATGATGAAAACCCTCACTCTGGGGCAATAGCGGAGCGAATCATGGCAATTACCACGTCGATAAATGACACCACTGATAACACCACGATCGCCAGCACCAGTTCCGGTGGTTCGTCCACAACCGGAACCAGTTCTGCGGATGATTTATCCAGCAGTTTCCTGACGCTGCTGGTCGCCCAGCTGAAAAACCAGGATCCCACCAATCCGATGGATAACAGTCAGCTGACCAGTCAGCTGGCACAAATCAGCACCGTCAGCGGGATTGAAAAACTCAATACCACGCTGGGCAGCATTTCCGGACAAATCACCAGTGGTTCATCTGTTCAGGCAAGTTCATTGATCGGTCACGGCGTGATGGTGTCCGGCAGCGCAATTCTGGTCGGCAGCGACACTGACGGCACTGTCAGCACCACGCCATTCGGATTTGAACTGGAAACGGCCTCCGATACCACCACCGCTACAGTCAGCGACGCCACCGGTAAAGTGGTGAAAACCATCACGCTGGGCTCCCAGACTGCCGGTGTGCACAGCTATACCTGGGACGGTACACAGGACGATGGCACCAAAGCACCGGATGGCAGCTACACCTTTAGCATCAATGCCCTGAACAATGGTCAGCAAATGGTGGCAACACCGCTGAACTATGCGCTGGTCAATGGTGTAACGACAGATTCAGCCGGGAATACCGCGTTGGATCTGGGCGTACGCGGAACCGCGAAAGTCGATTCTGTACGCCAGATTTTGTAAGTGAGTCACTCAGACCGCTCCCTCCCCTTCGCCGGGGCAGGAGCTAAAAACACTACACACAGTACAATGGAGCTAACATGAGCTTTTCCCAAGCAGTCAGCGGCCTGAGCGCGGCATCGACTAACCTCGATGTGATTGGTAACAACATTGCCAACTCCGCGACCGTCGGTTTTAAAACAGCCACCGCCTCTTTTGCCGATATGTTTGCCGGTTCCCAAACCGGTATGGGCGTTAAAGTCGCCGCTGTCACTCAGAACTTCAATGACGGTACGACCACCAACACCTCCCGCGGTCTGGATGTGGCCCTGAGCGGCAACGGTTTCTTCCGTCTGACGGACACCAGTGGCGCGGTTTATTACTCCCGCAATGGTCAGTTCTCACTGGATGCCAACCGTAATCTGGTGAACATGCAGGGTCTGAGTGTCACCGGTTTTCCGGCCACCGGCACCCCCCCGACTATCGCCGCAGGCGCACAGCCGGTTGCCCTGAACATCCCGACCACCCTGATGAGCGCGAAAGCCACCACGGTGGGTACGATGGTGGCCAACCTGAACTCAACGGATACGGCGATCCCGGCCGCCAAAACGTTCAGCAGCAGCGATGACACCAGCTACAACTACGTGAACAGCATCACCACCTATGACTCACAGGGTAATGCTCACGATAATAACGTCTACTTCGTGAAAACCTCTGCGAACAACTGGGATGTTTACGCGCAAGACGGCAGCGTCACAGGTTCAACAGCTGGCAAAATTGGTGCAATGCAATTTGATACCAGTGGTGCGCTGGTGAGTACCACTAACGCCGCAGGCGTCGCCAATGCCGGTCTGGCACTGACGTTGCCAATGAACACCGCGACTAACGGGACGGTGACGCCACAAACCGTTTCCCTGGATTTCACCGGCAGTATCCAGCAGAGCACCGGCAGCGACAGCATCGGTTCCCAGACTCAGGATGGTTATGCAGCGGGTCAGATGACCGGTTACACCATCAATGACGACGGCACAATCTCCGGCACTTACTCCAACAACAAAACCCAGTTACTGGGCCAGATTGTGCTGAGTAACTTCTCTAATCCGGAAGGTTTGAAATCTGAAGGCGACAACGTGTGGACGGCTACCGCGTCTTCCGGCCAGGCTGTAACCGGTATCGCGGGTCAGGGCGGTTTAGCGTCAATGACCAGCGGCGCGCTGGAATCTTCCAACGTCGATCTGAGTGCGGAACTGGTCAACATGATTGTTGCTCAGCGTAACTACCAGTCGAATGCGCAGACCATCAAAACTCAGGACTCCATCCTGAACACGCTGGTTAACCTGCGTTAATACGCGTTTTATCACCTGAGAACAGGGCAGCATTATGGATCACGCTATCTACACCGCAGGCGGCGCGGCCAGCCAGACGCTGGTTCAGCAGTCGGTGACGTCGAGTAACCTGGCTAACGCCAATACACCGGGCTTCCGCTCGCAGCTTTTAGCGATGCGCGCAGTGCCGGTAGACGGTGAAAGCCTGCAAACCCGCACGCTGGTCACGGCATCCACGCCGGGCGCAGATATGACGCAGGGCAAGCTGAACTACACCGGCCGTCCGCTGGATGTGGCTTTACAGCAGGACGGTTTCCTTGCGGTGCAGATGCCTGATGGCTCTGAAGCCTATACCCGTAACGGTGACATGCAAGTGTCACCGACTAACCAGCTGACCGTTCAGGGTCATCCGGT
Protein-coding sequences here:
- the flgA gene encoding flagellar basal body P-ring formation chaperone FlgA, yielding MNMLKICRTGITLGCIMTGATSGAVSYAQSLPVQVKSMPASSNSDTLLSSQIQQFFRQQYAESGMQVTVVVNTPAARQPQCLSPQFMLSPNSRTWGNVSVAVNCNGKKSYVQTKVQVSGTYWVAAKNVPAGAHLTQTDMQQKTGRLDLLPPKTILDSQQAVNGITLRNISIGQPLTLSMLRRPWMVHAGQEVQVQATGSGFNVSSAGKAMNNAAANESVRIRMPSGAIVNGTVGSDGSVTVTI
- the flgB gene encoding flagellar basal body rod protein FlgB, with amino-acid sequence MLDKLNAALQFQQEALNLRAQRQEILSANIANADTPGYQARDIDFASQLQKVMEQGRASGSGISLSLTSDRHIPASNVQPADMDLMYRIPDQPSADGNTVDMDRERTNFADNSVRYQTDLTVLGGQIKGMMSVLQG
- the flgC gene encoding flagellar basal body rod protein FlgC, with the translated sequence MSMLGIFDIAGSALAAQSQRLNVSASNMANADSVTGPDGKPYKAKQVVFQVDAAPGQETGGVKVAQVVDDPAPMRMVYEPGNPMADAKGYVQMPNVDVVSEMVNTISASRSYQANVEVLNTTKSLMMKTLTLGQ
- the flgD gene encoding flagellar hook assembly protein FlgD, giving the protein MAITTSINDTTDNTTIASTSSGGSSTTGTSSADDLSSSFLTLLVAQLKNQDPTNPMDNSQLTSQLAQISTVSGIEKLNTTLGSISGQITSGSSVQASSLIGHGVMVSGSAILVGSDTDGTVSTTPFGFELETASDTTTATVSDATGKVVKTITLGSQTAGVHSYTWDGTQDDGTKAPDGSYTFSINALNNGQQMVATPLNYALVNGVTTDSAGNTALDLGVRGTAKVDSVRQIL
- the flgE gene encoding flagellar hook protein FlgE, with the translated sequence MSFSQAVSGLSAASTNLDVIGNNIANSATVGFKTATASFADMFAGSQTGMGVKVAAVTQNFNDGTTTNTSRGLDVALSGNGFFRLTDTSGAVYYSRNGQFSLDANRNLVNMQGLSVTGFPATGTPPTIAAGAQPVALNIPTTLMSAKATTVGTMVANLNSTDTAIPAAKTFSSSDDTSYNYVNSITTYDSQGNAHDNNVYFVKTSANNWDVYAQDGSVTGSTAGKIGAMQFDTSGALVSTTNAAGVANAGLALTLPMNTATNGTVTPQTVSLDFTGSIQQSTGSDSIGSQTQDGYAAGQMTGYTINDDGTISGTYSNNKTQLLGQIVLSNFSNPEGLKSEGDNVWTATASSGQAVTGIAGQGGLASMTSGALESSNVDLSAELVNMIVAQRNYQSNAQTIKTQDSILNTLVNLR